From Synoicihabitans lomoniglobus, the proteins below share one genomic window:
- a CDS encoding DUF6768 family protein: MKNLDEQIAAALRGSAVGDELAAEPNLAEELIIAFRGRNHWTNLLAVLFSVGGLGVAIWSGLHFYEAEAVREQLLWGGVCLFMILFISFMKVWFWMEMHSNRVLREVKRVELLLLQHLDRGDA; the protein is encoded by the coding sequence ATGAAAAACCTGGATGAACAAATCGCGGCCGCCCTGCGCGGCTCCGCCGTCGGCGATGAACTCGCCGCCGAACCCAACCTGGCCGAGGAATTGATCATCGCGTTTCGCGGCCGCAACCACTGGACCAATCTGCTCGCGGTGCTGTTCAGTGTTGGCGGTCTCGGCGTCGCCATCTGGTCGGGTCTCCATTTCTACGAAGCGGAGGCCGTGCGGGAACAACTTCTGTGGGGCGGAGTGTGCCTCTTCATGATCCTCTTCATTTCCTTCATGAAGGTGTGGTTCTGGATGGAGATGCACAGCAACCGGGTGTTGCGCGAAGTGAAGCGCGTCGAGCTGTTGCTCCTGCAGCATCTCGATCGGGGCGACGCTTGA
- a CDS encoding CHASE2 domain-containing protein gives MNRKRLKSLGLVVALLPVPLLWCVLFSMGGLNRARDWSMDLRFWLRGELEAPVKVVYVDIDSKAIDAKEIGGWPWSRHYFATVARTLIEEAGVKVVGIDIVLSDSGVAEIADLEKLIAGNREFGRYLHSDQPVVLAASFSGNQFRDVNGNLYRRELPRLSDGLPPIDQIEGPEVPNFMVGHRAPPYAPGGVGLIDTDFGGTRRVPLWAPTNVRTYFHLSIEILRRYWDVGDFGVKVNGDVLEFVSEDGQLLHSVPMLDGQMLEVNWFSKWNSSAQNPRISFADVYAYAHLLTSGDEVSEASAREFFAQDDFKDAIVLIGPVDPLLQDLAPTPLDPEPVPKVGVHGNVIKTIASGIYLQRLPPWQIYSIVFGLTIVVSVMSSWGGGSSGLARLLAILLMLGYLYLSIHWFIDNHLVLPMVTPVGSALSTTLLAVGWQAMREQKAKGRIKGMFGTYLAPMVVESMVESGRDPELGGHDAEITAYFSDIQSFSAFSEVLTSSQLGELLNEYLTACTDIIQAEGGTLDKYIGDAVVAMFGAPVDLENHAYKACLTSQLVQVRLDELRQKWISEGDKWPALVHQMRTRIGLNTGDCMIGNMGSRTRFNYTMMGDNVNLAARMESGAKSWGSFNMVTEATRDACEKHGGDRIVFRPLGRIIVKGRSKPVPIFDIVGLRENLSADTFKCIDLFQQGMAHYYRRDWAGAAERFQQSATLEPVQPGRDLGVKSTPSLVYRGIVAEMERNPPPADWDGVYVMTEK, from the coding sequence ATGAACCGAAAACGACTGAAGTCGCTGGGCTTGGTGGTGGCGCTGTTGCCGGTTCCGCTCCTGTGGTGCGTGCTATTTTCGATGGGGGGACTGAACCGAGCCCGCGATTGGTCGATGGACTTGCGGTTCTGGCTGCGAGGGGAGCTGGAAGCTCCGGTGAAGGTCGTCTATGTCGACATCGATTCCAAAGCCATCGATGCCAAAGAGATCGGGGGATGGCCGTGGAGTCGGCACTATTTTGCCACGGTCGCTCGCACGTTGATCGAGGAAGCCGGCGTGAAGGTGGTCGGAATCGATATCGTGCTGTCCGACTCCGGCGTGGCGGAGATCGCGGATCTGGAGAAGCTGATCGCAGGCAATCGTGAGTTCGGTCGTTATCTACACTCGGATCAGCCGGTGGTGTTGGCGGCATCGTTTTCCGGCAATCAGTTTCGAGACGTTAATGGCAACTTGTATCGCCGCGAACTGCCCCGCTTGAGCGACGGTTTGCCGCCCATCGATCAGATTGAAGGACCGGAAGTGCCCAACTTCATGGTCGGGCACCGCGCCCCGCCTTATGCTCCGGGCGGCGTCGGATTGATCGACACGGATTTTGGTGGCACGCGGCGGGTGCCTTTGTGGGCGCCGACAAACGTGCGCACTTACTTCCATCTCTCGATCGAGATCCTGCGGCGTTACTGGGATGTGGGGGATTTCGGCGTGAAGGTGAATGGGGACGTGCTCGAGTTTGTTTCGGAGGATGGTCAGTTGCTCCACAGCGTGCCGATGCTCGACGGTCAGATGTTGGAGGTGAATTGGTTCTCCAAATGGAATTCATCGGCGCAAAATCCGCGTATCAGCTTTGCCGATGTGTATGCCTATGCCCACTTGCTCACTTCGGGAGATGAGGTATCGGAAGCCAGTGCGCGTGAGTTTTTCGCCCAGGATGATTTTAAGGATGCCATCGTGCTGATCGGGCCGGTGGATCCCTTGCTGCAGGACCTCGCCCCCACACCGCTTGATCCCGAGCCCGTGCCCAAAGTCGGTGTGCACGGCAATGTCATCAAGACCATCGCTTCGGGCATATACCTGCAACGGCTCCCGCCCTGGCAGATCTATTCCATCGTATTCGGACTGACCATCGTGGTGAGCGTGATGTCCTCGTGGGGCGGAGGCAGCAGTGGGTTGGCGCGACTTTTGGCCATCCTTCTCATGCTGGGCTACCTCTATCTGTCGATCCATTGGTTCATCGATAATCATTTGGTGTTGCCCATGGTCACCCCGGTGGGGTCGGCGCTCTCCACGACGTTGCTCGCCGTCGGTTGGCAGGCCATGCGGGAGCAAAAAGCCAAGGGTCGCATCAAGGGCATGTTTGGCACCTACCTCGCCCCCATGGTCGTCGAATCGATGGTGGAGTCCGGTCGTGATCCGGAGCTCGGGGGCCATGATGCCGAGATCACCGCCTATTTTTCGGACATTCAGAGTTTCTCCGCGTTTTCCGAAGTGCTGACGTCTTCGCAACTCGGCGAGTTGCTCAATGAGTATCTCACCGCCTGCACGGATATCATCCAGGCGGAGGGAGGCACGCTCGATAAATACATCGGTGATGCCGTGGTCGCCATGTTTGGAGCGCCGGTTGATCTGGAAAACCACGCCTACAAAGCCTGTCTTACGAGCCAACTTGTGCAGGTGCGCTTGGATGAACTGCGTCAAAAATGGATCTCCGAAGGCGATAAGTGGCCCGCGCTGGTGCACCAAATGCGCACCCGGATCGGTCTTAACACCGGCGATTGCATGATTGGCAACATGGGCAGTCGCACGCGTTTCAACTACACCATGATGGGCGACAATGTGAACCTCGCCGCCCGGATGGAAAGCGGGGCGAAAAGCTGGGGCTCCTTCAACATGGTGACCGAAGCGACCCGTGACGCGTGTGAGAAACATGGTGGGGATCGCATCGTTTTCCGACCTCTCGGGCGCATCATCGTGAAGGGACGTTCCAAGCCGGTGCCGATCTTCGACATCGTGGGTCTGCGAGAGAATTTGTCCGCAGACACCTTCAAGTGTATCGATTTGTTCCAGCAGGGCATGGCGCACTATTACCGGCGCGATTGGGCCGGCGCGGCCGAGCGGTTCCAACAGAGCGCCACCTTGGAGCCGGTGCAGCCCGGACGAGATCTGGGCGTTAAATCGACCCCGTCGTTGGTTTATCGCGGTATCGTCGCGGAGATGGAGCGCAATCCGCCTCCGGCGGATTGGGACGGCGTTTACGTGATGACCGAAAAGTGA
- a CDS encoding gamma-glutamylcyclotransferase family protein, with product MATERTLVFVYGTLKRGASNHTVMAGQQFVGEARTPPGHRLFVVADYPGLVRDPTDTRGVQGEVWSVDADALRTLDRFEGVEEKLYRRGPIPLLPPFDTASVDGYFYLRTVRGRRPLVDGVWPVRVVPVG from the coding sequence ATGGCGACCGAACGAACCCTTGTTTTTGTCTACGGCACGCTGAAGCGCGGCGCCTCCAACCACACCGTCATGGCCGGCCAGCAGTTCGTCGGCGAAGCCCGAACGCCACCCGGCCACCGCCTGTTTGTCGTGGCGGACTATCCCGGCTTGGTGCGCGATCCCACCGACACTCGCGGCGTGCAAGGCGAGGTCTGGTCGGTTGACGCTGATGCTCTCCGCACGCTCGACCGCTTTGAGGGCGTGGAAGAAAAACTCTACCGGCGCGGCCCCATTCCGCTGCTGCCCCCCTTCGACACAGCATCCGTCGACGGCTATTTTTATCTGCGCACCGTGCGCGGCCGGCGACCGTTGGTCGATGGAGTTTGGCCGGTGCGAGTCGTCCCGGTGGGCTGA
- a CDS encoding glutamine synthetase beta-grasp domain-containing protein, whose amino-acid sequence MAKLKLEYIWLDGYTPVAGLRGKTKIVDGDADKFTLEDCPMWGFDGSSTKQAEGKSSDCLLKPVALYPDSSRENGFIVMTEVLLPDGTPHPTNTRATIPDDEGTWFGFEQEYFFYQDGRPLGFPEGGFPAPQGPYYTGVGFKAVGDIARTIVEEHLDACIDAGINHEGINAEVAKGQWEFQIFGKGSKKAADEIWVARYLLLRIAEKYGVDIEFHCKPLLGAYDDPLDWNGSGMHCNFSTEFMRTTGGKDYFLKLMDAFSKYREEHIAVYGPDNHLRLTGLHETQSIDQFSWGIADRGASIRVPHSFVKGDAYKGYLEDRRPNSAGDPYAIAGRVLQTIQTVPTS is encoded by the coding sequence ATGGCCAAACTGAAACTGGAATACATCTGGCTCGACGGTTACACACCCGTCGCCGGCCTCCGCGGAAAAACCAAAATCGTCGACGGCGATGCCGATAAGTTCACCCTCGAAGACTGTCCCATGTGGGGCTTCGACGGTAGCTCGACCAAGCAGGCGGAGGGTAAGAGCTCCGATTGTTTGCTGAAGCCGGTCGCGCTTTACCCGGACAGCAGCCGCGAAAACGGCTTCATTGTCATGACGGAGGTTTTGCTTCCGGACGGCACTCCTCATCCGACCAACACCCGCGCCACCATCCCGGATGACGAAGGCACGTGGTTCGGCTTTGAGCAGGAATATTTCTTCTACCAGGACGGTCGCCCCCTCGGTTTCCCCGAAGGCGGCTTTCCCGCTCCGCAGGGACCCTACTACACGGGCGTCGGCTTCAAGGCCGTGGGCGACATCGCCCGCACCATCGTGGAAGAGCATCTCGATGCTTGTATCGATGCCGGTATCAACCACGAGGGCATCAACGCCGAAGTGGCGAAGGGCCAGTGGGAATTCCAAATCTTCGGCAAGGGCTCCAAGAAGGCCGCCGACGAGATCTGGGTTGCGCGCTACTTGCTCCTCCGCATCGCGGAGAAGTATGGCGTGGACATCGAGTTCCACTGCAAGCCGCTGCTGGGAGCCTACGACGATCCGCTCGATTGGAACGGTTCCGGCATGCACTGTAACTTCTCGACCGAGTTCATGCGCACCACCGGCGGCAAAGATTACTTCCTCAAGCTCATGGATGCCTTCTCCAAGTATCGTGAAGAGCACATCGCCGTTTACGGCCCGGACAACCACCTGCGTTTGACCGGTCTGCACGAGACCCAATCGATCGATCAGTTCTCCTGGGGTATTGCCGATCGCGGTGCGTCCATTCGCGTGCCGCACAGCTTCGTCAAGGGCGACGCTTACAAGGGCTACCTCGAGGATCGCCGTCCCAACTCCGCCGGCGACCCCTACGCCATCGCCGGACGCGTGCTGCAGACGATCCAGACGGTTCCGACCAGCTAA
- a CDS encoding PP2C family protein-serine/threonine phosphatase, translated as MPDRSPPLELSWSGHSDVGRFRQNNEDTFLGLQFDGHEMQYLGKHGSSSLQSTDFVFAVSDGMGGKAAGEFASKITIEQTTRLLPRSFRQSASGLSSGFSDVLEELLAKIHKAISDLGRAYEECRGMGATLSLAWFTPGWLYFAHVGDSRIYYLPKTGPMKQLTHDHTRPGWLRRRGEINEREARNHPAKNSLQQSLGSEFQFLEPQIGAVGCEPGDRFLICSDGLVDGIWDHHLEDLLRDGATAQTIVEEAVQTSGRDNTTAVIIDFPVDP; from the coding sequence ATGCCTGATCGCTCCCCGCCCCTTGAACTCTCCTGGTCCGGACACTCCGACGTCGGCCGCTTTCGCCAGAACAACGAGGATACTTTTCTTGGCCTGCAATTCGACGGCCACGAGATGCAGTATCTGGGCAAGCACGGCTCCAGTTCCCTGCAAAGCACCGATTTCGTTTTTGCCGTGAGCGATGGCATGGGCGGCAAAGCCGCCGGCGAGTTCGCCAGCAAGATCACAATCGAGCAAACCACGCGTTTGCTGCCGCGCAGTTTTCGCCAGTCCGCCAGCGGTCTGTCGTCGGGGTTCAGCGACGTGCTCGAAGAACTGCTCGCCAAGATCCACAAGGCCATCTCCGACCTCGGTCGTGCCTACGAGGAATGCCGGGGCATGGGCGCGACGCTCAGTCTGGCGTGGTTCACTCCCGGTTGGCTTTACTTCGCTCACGTCGGCGACAGTCGGATCTACTACCTGCCCAAAACGGGGCCGATGAAACAGCTCACCCACGATCACACGCGTCCGGGCTGGCTGCGCCGTCGCGGCGAGATCAACGAACGCGAAGCACGCAATCACCCCGCCAAAAACTCCCTGCAACAGTCCCTCGGCAGCGAATTCCAGTTCCTCGAACCGCAGATCGGCGCCGTGGGTTGCGAACCGGGCGATCGTTTCCTCATCTGCTCGGATGGTTTGGTGGACGGTATCTGGGACCATCATCTCGAAGACCTGCTGCGCGACGGCGCCACCGCCCAGACGATCGTCGAGGAGGCCGTGCAAACGTCCGGCCGTGACAACACCACCGCGGTGATCATCGATTTCCCGGTCGATCCCTGA
- a CDS encoding O-antigen ligase family protein, translating into MPSPAHRAPVGVWIDRLVAVALILNLGWITWHLGGYLAGSMAISFPVLMTTLAVAVARWTLLEPTALPRGWWWPLPMLAYVALHMGGLAQVPGRAWLDGLLWFWMAAAYWCGLQVAREPMARRICGVGVAALTVLVAALAIYQRVVDPAWLPMGRRQAPQFLARSGGAFGVPNTMAAWMLIVLPPALIGCVGRGRRSRLVRVAAGGLVALAMLALVLSVSRGAWLAWVGVLLVWPLAERGLTGAARLRRVAIVVVGIGGIGAGAWAMSPEVRNRVSHLLDQKGELTRPILWNVAWRLWESAPVGGTGGGSYASLFDRERPVGFRDYPTWAHNDYLNTLSDYGVIGFGLSFGLAGVVTVWLVRRRGGVKLDASSIATELRWRGAVGLGLLGFAVATVVDFHLKIPAAAMLASLAAAGWISPVRERRFRGGEVVDPQRGTWAVMLGLGFAVGALWLGWAEARPRYLAEGWRFEARARINRQAAVTDASVLQKEIKPGIALLQQAVEVDPGNERAWSDLSYALSLSVHWEPAQANVKGVEAEQAARRALTLSPAVAEHWVRLSVALDLQNRWKEAGSAISSALGIAPNSSVVWYYQGFHLSLQRSTRLIARAALATALRLDPGNREAKALLAALERS; encoded by the coding sequence ATGCCGTCTCCCGCCCACCGCGCCCCTGTTGGCGTTTGGATCGATCGCTTGGTGGCGGTGGCTTTGATCCTGAACCTGGGGTGGATCACGTGGCATTTGGGCGGCTACCTCGCGGGTTCCATGGCGATTTCGTTTCCCGTGTTGATGACGACATTGGCCGTGGCCGTGGCGCGCTGGACCCTGCTGGAACCTACCGCGTTGCCGCGGGGCTGGTGGTGGCCCTTGCCGATGTTGGCGTATGTCGCACTGCACATGGGCGGACTGGCTCAGGTGCCGGGGCGGGCGTGGCTGGACGGACTGTTGTGGTTTTGGATGGCGGCGGCCTATTGGTGCGGATTGCAGGTCGCCCGCGAGCCCATGGCGCGTCGCATTTGTGGGGTGGGGGTGGCGGCGTTGACCGTATTGGTGGCGGCGCTGGCGATTTACCAACGGGTGGTCGACCCGGCTTGGTTGCCCATGGGACGGCGTCAAGCGCCGCAATTTCTCGCCCGCTCGGGAGGGGCGTTTGGCGTGCCCAACACCATGGCGGCCTGGATGTTGATCGTATTGCCCCCGGCGCTGATCGGGTGCGTAGGGCGGGGGAGGCGATCCCGTTTGGTGCGAGTGGCCGCAGGAGGGCTGGTGGCGTTGGCGATGCTGGCGTTGGTTCTCTCGGTATCGCGCGGAGCCTGGTTGGCATGGGTGGGGGTGCTGCTGGTCTGGCCGTTGGCGGAACGTGGGTTGACAGGAGCGGCGCGGCTGCGGCGTGTGGCGATCGTGGTGGTGGGTATCGGGGGTATCGGAGCGGGCGCTTGGGCGATGTCCCCGGAAGTCAGAAATCGGGTGAGCCATCTGCTTGATCAAAAAGGAGAACTCACCCGGCCGATATTGTGGAACGTGGCGTGGAGATTGTGGGAAAGTGCGCCGGTGGGTGGAACCGGAGGAGGCAGCTACGCCTCTTTGTTTGATCGGGAACGGCCGGTCGGTTTTCGCGATTACCCCACGTGGGCGCATAATGATTATCTGAATACGCTGAGCGACTACGGCGTCATCGGTTTCGGGCTGAGCTTTGGTCTGGCCGGGGTGGTGACGGTGTGGCTCGTGCGTCGAAGGGGGGGCGTGAAACTGGATGCCTCCTCGATCGCGACGGAGTTGCGGTGGCGAGGGGCCGTGGGGTTGGGTCTGCTGGGCTTTGCAGTGGCGACCGTGGTCGACTTCCACCTCAAAATTCCGGCTGCGGCGATGTTGGCGAGCTTGGCCGCAGCCGGTTGGATAAGTCCGGTGCGGGAGCGTCGTTTTCGCGGCGGTGAGGTGGTCGATCCCCAACGGGGCACGTGGGCGGTGATGCTCGGTTTGGGTTTCGCGGTGGGCGCGCTTTGGCTGGGTTGGGCGGAAGCTCGGCCGCGTTATCTGGCGGAAGGGTGGCGTTTTGAGGCGAGGGCGCGCATCAATCGGCAGGCCGCCGTAACCGACGCATCCGTTTTGCAAAAGGAAATTAAGCCCGGAATCGCGCTGTTGCAGCAGGCGGTGGAGGTCGATCCGGGCAACGAACGGGCCTGGAGTGACTTGTCATATGCCCTCTCTCTGTCGGTCCATTGGGAGCCGGCTCAGGCGAATGTAAAAGGAGTTGAAGCCGAGCAGGCGGCGCGTCGAGCGCTGACGTTGAGCCCCGCCGTCGCGGAACACTGGGTTCGCCTCAGTGTGGCGTTGGATTTGCAAAACCGTTGGAAGGAAGCAGGTAGTGCGATTTCATCTGCCTTGGGAATCGCTCCGAACAGTTCGGTTGTGTGGTATTATCAAGGGTTTCACCTGAGTTTGCAGCGCTCCACGCGTTTGATCGCCCGGGCTGCTTTAGCCACTGCCTTGCGTCTTGACCCTGGAAACAGGGAGGCAAAAGCTCTACTCGCCGCCTTGGAGCGGTCCTAG
- the ilvB gene encoding biosynthetic-type acetolactate synthase large subunit, which produces MKTSTEPTDFPSPEIGREMNGADVVVESLIREGVDVIFAYPGGASQELHQALARTDKIRTILPRHEQGGSFAAEGYARVKGDVGVCMATSGPGATNLVSAIADAYMDSIPMVALTGQVYSKFIGKSAFQETDFYGMTLPIVKHSYLVMDAADLPRIFKEAFHLARSGRPGPVVIDIPKDVQQARLTPVFPASVEFANPTINHTPVASDENLLKVLELVANAERPMLYVGGGIVSAEAYTELKEFAVAANIPVATTLMGVGAFPETHELSLQWFGMHGAAYGNWAVDQCDLLLCFGARFDDRITGNVDKFAPDAKHIVHIDIDASEHNKNKSVDLPIVADIKQALGRLNELIAAHKFTPPDTSAWHDKVNGWKRDHPFAFEDSPHITSQEAIKVLYEQTKGDAIITTGVGQHQMWAAQFYRYDEPRRYISSLGLGAMGFGYPAALGAKVAAPDKEVIDIDGDGSFAMNIQELATAKIEKINAKALILNNQHLGMVVQWEDRFYNSIRGNTVLGDQDNIGGPDNPAALYPDFVKIAEGYGVKGRQVIKKSELREAIQEMLDHDGPYVLDVIVPYTEHVMPMVPAGKTVKEMILK; this is translated from the coding sequence ATGAAAACGTCCACTGAACCCACTGATTTCCCCTCGCCCGAGATCGGCCGCGAAATGAACGGGGCCGACGTCGTAGTCGAAAGCCTCATTCGTGAAGGCGTGGACGTGATTTTCGCCTATCCCGGCGGCGCGTCGCAGGAGCTGCACCAAGCCCTCGCCCGCACCGACAAGATCCGCACGATCCTGCCCCGCCACGAGCAAGGCGGTTCGTTCGCCGCCGAGGGTTACGCCCGCGTCAAAGGCGACGTCGGCGTGTGCATGGCGACCAGCGGTCCCGGAGCCACCAACCTCGTTTCGGCCATCGCCGATGCCTACATGGACTCGATTCCCATGGTCGCGCTGACCGGTCAGGTTTACTCGAAATTCATCGGCAAGAGCGCGTTTCAGGAGACCGACTTCTACGGCATGACCCTGCCGATCGTGAAGCATTCCTACCTCGTCATGGATGCGGCCGATCTGCCGCGTATCTTTAAAGAGGCGTTTCATCTCGCCCGCAGCGGTCGTCCCGGTCCCGTCGTCATCGATATTCCCAAAGACGTGCAACAGGCGCGCCTCACCCCCGTCTTCCCGGCTTCCGTCGAGTTCGCCAACCCGACGATCAACCACACGCCCGTCGCTTCCGACGAGAATCTGCTCAAGGTGCTCGAACTCGTGGCAAACGCCGAACGCCCGATGCTCTACGTCGGCGGTGGTATCGTTTCCGCCGAAGCTTATACCGAGCTGAAAGAATTTGCCGTGGCGGCCAACATTCCCGTCGCCACCACGCTGATGGGCGTGGGCGCGTTCCCCGAAACCCACGAGCTCTCGCTCCAGTGGTTCGGCATGCACGGCGCGGCTTACGGCAACTGGGCCGTCGACCAATGCGACCTGTTGCTCTGTTTCGGGGCCCGCTTCGATGACCGCATCACCGGCAACGTCGACAAGTTCGCGCCCGATGCAAAGCACATCGTGCACATCGACATCGACGCCTCCGAGCACAACAAGAACAAGAGTGTCGATCTGCCCATCGTGGCCGACATCAAACAGGCGCTCGGACGTCTCAACGAGCTCATCGCCGCTCACAAGTTCACCCCGCCCGACACCTCCGCCTGGCACGACAAGGTCAATGGCTGGAAGCGGGACCATCCGTTCGCTTTCGAAGACAGCCCCCACATCACCTCGCAGGAAGCCATCAAGGTCCTCTACGAGCAAACCAAGGGCGACGCCATTATCACCACCGGCGTCGGACAGCACCAGATGTGGGCCGCCCAGTTCTACCGCTACGACGAGCCGCGCCGCTACATCAGTTCGCTCGGGCTCGGTGCCATGGGCTTCGGCTATCCGGCTGCCCTCGGCGCCAAGGTCGCCGCCCCCGACAAGGAGGTCATCGACATCGACGGGGACGGCTCGTTCGCCATGAACATTCAGGAGCTCGCCACCGCCAAGATCGAGAAGATCAACGCCAAGGCGCTCATCCTCAACAACCAGCATCTCGGCATGGTGGTGCAGTGGGAAGATCGGTTCTACAACAGCATCCGCGGCAACACCGTCCTGGGTGATCAGGACAACATCGGTGGTCCCGACAACCCCGCTGCGCTCTACCCCGACTTCGTCAAGATCGCCGAGGGCTACGGTGTCAAGGGTCGCCAGGTGATCAAGAAGTCCGAGCTCCGCGAGGCTATCCAGGAGATGCTCGACCACGACGGTCCCTACGTCCTCGACGTGATCGTGCCGTATACCGAACACGTCATGCCCATGGTGCCCGCCGGCAAGACAGTGAAGGAGATGATCCTCAAATGA
- a CDS encoding FecR family protein, whose amino-acid sequence MFKLTTSRLLRVLVLLAVTTAVHAQSRRGLIRLTRIGPTVEVENATGDEIVRQVYLPSQNGERITEDNIVITTGDNSRVILVFSNGATINVAEDSKLDIKAFRQDPFAGEYSIASATEEPPARSRTEIYLERGELVGNVKSLRDDSTFTVATPAGSAGIRGTTFRVVFRPTGTGQAFFSVTTLEGDVGVTTGTGETDVPVGVLDQQEIELIIEVDDETGEVTVITPTEELVVETASPETMAEITTAVQQSVEEVLEIVLTADADQTEAPEETEEPSEQEQPVEDEEDEEEDETEEEPDQDEATEETDETTEETAPEEGDAGEESTAGEESTSNDFNENGDSGEEPTPENRPEEPTQTPSPIDTDETTPGAGG is encoded by the coding sequence ATGTTCAAACTAACGACCTCGCGCCTTCTTCGCGTCCTTGTGCTGTTGGCGGTCACGACCGCGGTTCACGCTCAGTCGCGTCGAGGTTTGATCCGACTCACCCGCATCGGACCAACGGTCGAAGTGGAGAACGCTACGGGCGATGAGATCGTCCGCCAAGTGTATCTGCCGTCGCAAAACGGGGAGCGCATCACGGAAGACAATATCGTCATCACCACGGGGGACAATTCGCGGGTGATCTTGGTGTTTTCCAACGGTGCGACCATCAATGTGGCGGAGGATTCCAAGTTGGATATCAAGGCATTCCGCCAAGACCCGTTTGCGGGCGAATACTCGATTGCGAGCGCCACGGAAGAGCCGCCCGCCCGGTCGCGCACGGAGATCTATCTCGAACGGGGCGAGTTGGTGGGTAACGTAAAGTCTCTGCGCGACGACTCCACATTCACGGTGGCGACCCCAGCGGGTTCGGCGGGTATTCGTGGGACCACCTTTCGGGTGGTATTTCGCCCGACCGGCACGGGACAGGCGTTCTTTTCGGTCACGACACTCGAAGGCGATGTGGGCGTGACGACCGGCACCGGCGAAACGGATGTGCCGGTGGGGGTGCTCGACCAGCAGGAGATCGAGCTTATCATCGAAGTGGACGATGAAACCGGAGAGGTGACCGTCATTACCCCGACCGAGGAATTGGTGGTGGAAACGGCTTCACCCGAGACCATGGCGGAGATCACCACCGCCGTGCAGCAATCGGTCGAAGAGGTGCTGGAAATCGTGTTGACCGCCGACGCGGATCAAACCGAGGCACCGGAGGAAACCGAGGAGCCTTCGGAGCAGGAACAGCCGGTGGAAGATGAAGAGGATGAGGAGGAAGATGAAACCGAGGAGGAACCCGATCAGGACGAGGCCACCGAGGAGACGGATGAAACCACGGAAGAGACCGCTCCCGAAGAGGGAGATGCCGGGGAGGAAAGCACCGCCGGAGAGGAATCCACCTCCAATGATTTTAACGAAAATGGCGATTCCGGGGAGGAGCCGACTCCGGAAAATCGGCCCGAAGAGCCGACTCAAACCCCTTCCCCGATCGATACCGATGAGACCACTCCGGGGGCCGGCGGGTAA
- a CDS encoding RNA polymerase sigma factor has protein sequence MKRDARQILTELLVLNAQGGDAAAFGQLHDLWQADLKRLAVGRVERADAAAEVAQDAWVTIARSLRRLDDPACFPRWAFRILERRCADWIRRRQTERRHAAELAAIGETNTAPSVLPPPSEEVLVLREAITQLEGDARHLLKLFYETGLSVNEIAEVLGVPVGTVKSRLFHTREALKRQLERMKS, from the coding sequence ATGAAAAGAGACGCCCGCCAAATCCTGACCGAACTGCTGGTCTTGAATGCTCAGGGCGGTGACGCGGCCGCGTTTGGCCAGTTGCATGACCTGTGGCAGGCCGACTTGAAACGATTGGCGGTGGGGCGCGTGGAGCGGGCGGATGCCGCCGCCGAGGTCGCCCAAGATGCGTGGGTGACGATTGCCCGGAGCCTGCGTCGGCTCGATGACCCCGCCTGCTTTCCGCGCTGGGCGTTTCGGATTCTCGAGCGACGCTGCGCGGATTGGATCCGCCGGCGGCAGACCGAGCGGCGTCACGCGGCTGAGTTGGCCGCCATCGGCGAAACGAATACGGCTCCGTCCGTCCTGCCGCCGCCGTCCGAAGAGGTGCTGGTATTGCGGGAAGCGATCACGCAGCTCGAAGGGGATGCGCGCCACCTGCTGAAACTATTTTATGAGACGGGGCTTTCGGTGAACGAAATCGCCGAAGTCCTGGGCGTGCCGGTCGGCACGGTGAAATCCCGTCTCTTCCACACCCGGGAAGCACTCAAACGTCAGCTCGAAAGGATGAAATCATGA
- a CDS encoding serine/threonine protein phosphatase translates to MPEIKDTARATVHIGFDGRVHKRYRGARARERFATEVKVLRYLEQRDCPFVPKLLDANEEELWIVTTNCGTRVQHLSSAKAKALFAQLEDYGVRHEDAFARNVTYRAQDGRFCLIDFEFATLLDDPSVSLKPDLNPEDAAEDA, encoded by the coding sequence ATGCCTGAAATCAAGGACACTGCCCGAGCCACCGTCCACATCGGCTTCGATGGTCGCGTGCATAAGCGTTACCGCGGGGCCCGAGCCCGCGAACGTTTTGCGACCGAGGTCAAAGTGCTGCGCTATCTTGAGCAGCGGGACTGCCCATTTGTGCCCAAATTGCTGGATGCAAACGAGGAGGAGCTCTGGATCGTCACGACCAACTGCGGCACCCGGGTGCAGCACCTGAGTTCCGCCAAGGCCAAAGCATTGTTCGCTCAACTCGAGGACTACGGCGTGCGCCATGAGGATGCCTTCGCCCGCAATGTGACTTACCGCGCGCAGGATGGACGATTCTGCCTCATTGATTTTGAGTTCGCCACCTTGCTGGATGATCCGTCGGTTTCACTCAAACCAGACTTGAATCCCGAAGACGCCGCCGAAGATGCCTGA